The nucleotide sequence gaactcagtgtagaatttagtatgtacttgtgtccattgcgtttaaaataaagtgcatgtattctcagcccaaaaatatagattgcaaaagcaattaaaaagggagcaaatgaaattcgcctgacaacttcagaaataaatcacagagatgtgaccgaaaattggaatgcaagtaaccgtagacctcaacctagagaacatatgttggtaaataagtgtctaataagctaggtcggtccatatggtaagtatagtcctattgctcaattccgactcataaatttagcaaaatttagcaaaaatcaacaaaagtcaacgcaagtcaaagtaagtcaaatgtaagtcaaacgcaagtcaaacacagtcaacatggttaacacaagtcaacaaccgcataaaattacataagttggtcaaataatcaaacataggtcaaacttaagttattcatttttacttagaaaaatttatattatttacatatatgtatttgtttggtattttgcagctgattccgggtcccaccaaatttgatataataccttaggtcatgaccattggaaagtatgtcatcccacctttctatagaaagtttatttgacaaaaacggagttacggttttaaagttatgaccttgcgaaaacagtctcccgaaacataaaatgctgataaaatgctgtcaagtgttcaaaatcagcaacgattgtcCATTTTCTTGCTTGTGTtaaacctgtttagactcaacaaaatcatacatataacatatcgttttaaagcttgttgtAAATACTTTCACtaccaattaatagtttttatccatACTTAACTGttttcaacttacgagtccgcaaagtagacccaagagtcatttttgacactttaccaaaactaaaagtcagccccaacatcctgttttcatgcttcgttttaaaccagtttagactcgacaaaatcatacatatcttatatcattttgaagATTCTCATATCTACTTTCTGAATCAAATCATAGTTttcaccataacttaatcatttacaatttacgagcctacaaagtgagcccgagagtcattttgacactttaaCTAAAATAGTAAAACTTTTCCATTGACAACTCTAATtctaaaccataatacttgagcatgtaaaaatcatgtcacaagtccaaaatgatattttagacgtgtcACATACCTTTGTTTCTCAAactttcgcatatgggtcaaagtagacgcgtatgacccaaaatgggtcataaatacccattttgaccaaaacatgagaAAACTAatttttaaaacattacaatcttcaaatttacttaaattgatatatcggacgtgtccatggtgcccgttacccattttgacacatttaggcttaaatgggtcaagtgtccaaacggacggtttaaattacatggtttatacttatacaaaattattactttagaacaccccacactatatgaaatagttaatataagtgtattaagttcatacaaaaagtctcaagtctctagcattggtcattatttttataacccgaaacatttgcaaaaacacacgtttaaaatcgtatttacagcagcaacttctgtgatttttagaaaaatcatcgcaactccaaattAATCACCGCCAATTAGAGATGCGGCATTTTTAAGTGGAGAATCTACCCAATTTTTCATATAGTCTCATTCGACCCAGAACAGCCCCAGAAACAGCAAACGTACCCGTTGGTCGAATCAATTTTTAACAGCACTTTTAATAAAATGTACAAAACTTTGAACGAGTGTATAGGGTTCAAGAAAAATCGAAAtgacccgattcttgagtctaaaTTCAATAGATTTTCGACGTCTACAATCCTATAAGCCCAAGTTTTTAATTACACCTCGTTAACCGTGTCAAAAATGTACTTTTTTAGCCTATCCCGAAATGTACCTTATTTTAATCCTAACTTTTGACCCGTTCGCCCAATTTacgcaatatctatatgaaaatTTAACTACTTTTCGAGAGTAATTCATCTAACAACTTATCATAATCAGTTACTAAGATTTACCTGCTCAGAATCAGATAAGCAGTTACAAATTTTTATATCAAAATCTATTTACGCGTAGTTTTTGATCCGTTAATCGAAATCAAACGATTCTTAAaccaaaagttattaatttttcaagctCTTTTCAAATATCATCATGCCAAGAACAGACTGTAAACTCAATTTTTCCAAAGTCCCAATTTTAAATACGAATTTTTAATCCGaaatcaattaatcataacttttgatctagaaatcgaaatcacatgatatcttaatgaaaagttattgatttttcaagaGCAATACATTTATACACGTATCATAAActaaaaatatcatgttcatatcagtagcataccattcaaattcgtgatcattcataaaaacgagttaaaacttcaattaaacataacatgagcatacggtaacgaaaattcgaaatttcaaagcccaaacttattagtttttcaagaggattctgattatctcataatattatacattcaacaagttcaagtttctgacctcacacaaaacaaattcgtgattcatcaaaaagtcatcaaacggtcaaattaacgaataatatcatgcatacttacaaggacttgagcactagacactatatctaccctaaaatgtaacaaaaacatgaaaacccaaaaattatagtttttgaaacttaccctaatTAAGAAATTGtttgtatagatgtgtagagctcttcgagaggagtccaaatatgtaaacgattttatgatcaagtgatttcttgaaggtgttcttgaggaaagaagatcaatgatgatgatgaatagtggatTTTCTTAAGGAAGAGAAAAGAAGTACGTATGTGTGTTTGATGAACTGAATTAGGTTTAGAGATAGATATGTCACGGGTATATATCTATCTCAATAATTGATATCACGGATGTAATAATTAATAAACACGGGTATagaatgtgtagtcacgggtaaatagatatatcacgggtctaataattaaataaacacgGGTTATAAATTTTAGTAGTCGCGAGTTTAATAGTaagaaatatagatataatatatagtcaaAGGTGATTAACAGTGGTATTTAAGGgtatctcaaaaatatatattagatatttattagatttttttCGCTATCTAAAACCCATGTAGTTTGCCTTAACATGTTTCAATAActaataaattttatattaaaaaaatacatctatatatattgttcaaaaccttttatatttaattacaatcaATTATTaggaatatatttaaatatcatttttatatttaaattatataataaagtaattataatgtttataaatcatttgttacgtaatttatgggagtagttggcacgtgagtcacgaattttgtatctattatctaatatataataatataataataaactgaattattagtttaaattattaaaccaaattattaatgtgaattattaactcaattattagtttgaattattagtgtataaaactatatatctagaaacgatcgtataatacgcttataaatacttgttgaataaaaatataagtattatcatcctacttaattaaaatgatttttaaaactcaattattatataacataatttatttaaattaataatcatacatttTGTTGCCTTAAAGTATATTTTTTCCGTTTTCACTAATCGTGGTGTTTTATTTATAACTagtatattctaaaaaaaaaaaaattagagtgGAAAAATCATTGAATCTAACAAATAAtgaaaaaagtcgggttattacattacttactcgttaaagaaaatttcgtcccgaaattttggttggtgcGATTAAACGACGTTTAGGAAGCAAGTGAGGGTAAGAATGTTCGTCTTGACATAGTAAGATtgagcatcttgtagttaagtatgaaaATTGGGCAAAACGAGATCATATTTCTTTGATAACGAATACCTTTGAATAAACGGTTCGGAGTGCAAGTATGATATAACAGATGAGAAGGAAACCACGCGTGactcaaatgatgtcacatatagagtctcGGTATATTCAGATATCAGCGCAGAAAATaaaggagtcatgtaacatggtacgtggtgaagataaggttgatcaagcattaccaccattACGTGCCATTAGAACTttcgcatgacttaccgtaatattgaccacgttgatcaggtgtcattatattacactaactcatgcttccattccaacatcactctaaaatatttatggatataaaacaagtgtcgttttccagaatttataaatcaaaatgatttcaaaaagggatgtactaaaaatagtacgagaatataatatttaatttaattaataatattgaaagggtaatgacGCAAGAATGTCTTTGGAACTATTGAGAATCTTCGTGCGTTGGATAAGACTTCTTCTTATTTACAACTCGAGATATCAGGAGTTTCTTCTGATTTTtgagacacactaatgcacctaattccctacaaccaacgctctgataccacctataacgacccgccaaaattgtgacgactcggaaatttctgaccaaatttaaacttaatctttatatagtttcgacacgataagcaaagtctgttaggttgagtctcaaaaattttgaactgtttcatatattcaattgaccttcgaccattcccgacgattcacgaacaactatttgtaaatagatatgtgtgtatatatataaataataattggaagtataatttgaaataataaatgttattattatgaaatatgatattataatatttattatttaaaaacgtacccatatataaataaaagtatattaaaaataaatattaaataattgtaatactcgtttgatgtttcgatcgatattaaacaagtttaattcgaacttatatgattttaaaataaatggtgatatgaaaatgagttctataaattttaggcttactaaaaatgtatttaggatttagttattaaattttaacactttctatattttacccaggatcgagtacggacagttgatgtaatttttatttaataaattaatgaccaattttataccataatgactaaaataaataaagataattactgtaaaaatttgagatttttctggagacttttatccgccactgattaacaacggaaccCGATATTTtagtccgtgaaaaactgtcggcacaatatTACAAATCAAAAGATGGCTAAACTATTTAATTACTGTGCCTCACTGTATCTAATTGAGAAATTGAGTGATTTCTATTTGTGTTACTGTTTCAAGAATATTACAtgtatgaatattatatatatatatatatatatatatatatatatatatatatatatatatatatatatatatatatatatatatatatatatatatatataagatatgatATATTAACTCTATCTCCTTTCTCTGGATGACCAAGAATCATCACCCCTTCTTTGCTTCTTGTTTCCCAAAGCAACCCAATACCAATGAACCGCCGTCAACCATCACCTCCGGCCACTTTACACCGAACCACCGGAGTACCACCAATCATCTaacattcatatttatatatatatacatatatactagcATGAAACCATATATCTTTCTGTGTTTTGATTCATGTTCGAGAGACATCATCCTTTACTACCCATCACGAACCACCACCTACGCCATTCAATACCATGGAACTTCACCATCACCACAACTCAACAAACaccacctttgtcaaaatatagacttaaattatcaatgAACTATATCATTCGAAGTGTAACTTGAACATTCGAGTGTTTTAATCATTTGCTTCtaaaaatcatcgtctcgttatttactaatatataatagtattattttaaaatcaaaacgttttataacttagttactattatattttatcattttgtaaaatataaatatattttcatttagaaatataatttatatattttagaaatatttatttactaacatattatttagtttttaaaaaatcaattatatttaaaagttcattttaaaatcatTTAGAAAATAtaataacacgtaacgtttacactttaaaacttgaaTTGTTATAATTCATTTATGTGTCAATGTTTATTATagtttctcaaacgttctaattaatatatctaaatatcaatcgaatcaataaacgagtgTTATCATTGtttacgttgcaagttatttatatatttaatttaatattccaatttattttatataatcaAATTACatttattaaacaaaacattttaataatcaaattctatttgAATCGAAAAATgtttccgcacgtttgaaaatagatcaattgaatactatgaaattcaattctccactaacttttgtctaactttcgttaattgacacatttgttcttacttgtaaatcactttatcatttattccgaataccgttaaaaaggaacgatttctcaaattaacgtggacatcacaatagagacccgtaaccacctcataatgtatctaataattcaatcatttgatattatcctttaattccgttgataaatatattaaacttatattgacacaatatgttcatgtaaagtattatacatctaatattttgttaacgttttcaattaatataactatattttatatatacatatctatatacacataaatgttcgtgaatcgtcgagcacagttaaagggtaattgattacatgaatatagttccaaaattttcgagactcaacattacagactttgcttatcgtgtcggaaacatataaagattaagtttaaatttggtcaaaaatttccgggttgtcacacaaccTGTTGGTGGGGTCATTAGCTTTAAATCTCGATGTTTAGTCACTTTGTTTTTGCCTATGTTTAAATTTCTTATAGTATCAGTTGCACTTGTTGATCACCAAATCTCATATATGTTATTGCATCtttactaaaaaaatatatatatatcattcttAATCATACAATATTCATTGAGATacatttttttaaaagacaaactcacacacactcaccTAATATTGAcacgaatatatacaccacgaaatgtcctaagcagaactcgaaccctcaacctcaaagTTGTAAGGGTAATCTTAATACCGCCAAATCATCGACTCTTTGATTATTCATTTAGATACATACATCTCCATATACGTACAAAATATCATTCTCAAGTGATCAATATCACAATTTCATATAGTTTTAattcaacaagtggtatcagagtataaCAATAATAGGTTCATTGATCTTATAGTCTAATTTTGATCTCTTATTTCTTATAATGATTTTCTCTCTATCATAAATAATTATATCAAAGTTGATTATGTAATTTTGCATTgtataagctgaaaacttattttataaaatatttcaGCTATTTTTTTAGTGCTTATTATTTCATAAGCTCTATGAGACTTGTCAAGATGTCATTAAgaatttttgaaaaaaaataaaattaaattccAGTCAAGCAAATATAACCGTCAGTAAATTTCCTACGATACGTGTAaacaaaactttttaaaattagaaAGTTAACAAACGACACCGTTTTGACCTGCACCCTATAACATTGCTGGAACCAGCACTAGATTTGTGGCATCTTCATTTTCCGATGATGGAAAAAACTCTACCAACGGTTAAACCCTTACCCTAACTAATTTCCGATGACGTCACTTTCAAGCTCTCTCATCCGCCACCACTACACGCTGTTCATATCCGCCCCCGTACACCGCCGTCTCTCCAGTTTCCGTTCACTCTCAATCGCTGCTTCTAGAAACCAAAACCGAGAAAACCTATCTCGGAAATCTCAGGAGCCGAGCAAGCATCTACTCAAAGCTCGAGACTCCGTGAAGCATTTCTCGTCATTATCGCCGTCGCTAACCTCCGCCGATAAGCTCCATCTCTCGCCGGACCAAGCCGTCGGAAAAGTTGCGTCCGCTCAAGCGAATTTCATGCGCGTGGTAGTTGAATCGGAGAAATCGGAGAAATCAGAGGAAGCAAATGGAGTTGAATTGTTGTGTGTGGTGAGGAATCTGTTGAAGAAGATTAAAAGGCGAGTGCTAGTCGGTGATAAGGTGTTAGTAGGTTCAATTGATTGGATTGATCGAAGAGGAGTGATAGAAAATGTGTTTGATAGAAAAACTGAGATACTCGATCCACCGGTGGCGAATGTCGATCATTTACTCGTGTTGTTTTCCTTAGATCAACCGAAATTGGAGGAGTTTTCACTTACTAGGTTTTTAGTTGAAGCTGAGTCGACTCGGATTCCGGTTACACTAGCTTTGAACAAGGCTGAACTTGTAGATAAAGaggtatacaaattaaataatgtgACATTTGATTAGTTACTTCATGCTTAATGCTTTGCTCATCAAATATTTGTGCTATCTAGGTGTATTGATAATTGATACTCTAATATATAGGAGTTTTAATATCTGATAATCAGGTCAAATGTTGTGTATATTGAGTTCCTTTTAGATAGACTGTGTTAGCTATGCCTATAAGATAGCAGGAGTAACTGAATATGTCCTTAGTCCAGTTATATGATAACAAGTTAACAACATTGTGTTTTGTTGAATGTTGATTAAGGTCTGTAGTTCTTAACAGCTGAAATTGTGGTTGCTAGATGGCTAGCTTAATTTATTTAGCAGTACTTTGTGGAGTGAAAGTAAACCGACATCACACACGCCTGCTATGATGAATATATAGCAAGAGAACGATTTTTATGATGAGATTGTTGTAGTATTTGCTTACAAATATTATTAAAGAATTGTGCATAAGATTATGTACTAAATGCAGACGGTTATCTCATGGAAGTCCAAGCTTCGCAGTTGGGGTTACGAGCCCATTTTTTGCAGTGTTGAGACCAAAGCTGGACTTGATTCTCTGCAGTTCAATTTGAGAGATCAGACTTCTGTAATTGTGGGTCCAAGTGGTGTTGGAAAGTCTAGTTTGATCAATGCTTTAAGAAGCAATCACTTTGGCTATGCTCCTACACAAGTGGATGATTGGCCTAACTCTGTAAAATCACCTCTCTACTTTaatacatattataataataattattagcccCTCGCCCATTTAATGAATGGGTTTGTGTTCCGGAACCAGGGATTACAATGTTATCCTCAGCTGGAGCATAGAGTCATTTTACGCGCCAAAACCCCTTTTTTGACTTGTACTTGGTGTTTCATCACATGTACCAGATTTTAGGAAGCAAATGGCTTGAAGACCAACGAGTTGGAGAAGTATCAGCAAGAAGTGGCAGAGGAAAACACACGACTCGCCACGTGTCTTTGTTGCCGTTATCTGGTGGAGGTTACGTTGCAGATACTCCCGGTTTTAACCAACCGAGTCTATTGAAAGTAACTAAACAGTCTCTTGCCCTATGCTTTCCGGAGGTTTGTCCTTTTCTCGCCCTATGCTACTTGCTTagttattatgttttttttttttttttttttataaattcttGACAGGTAGATCTATTTGTTCTTCTCAGGTTCGCAAGATTCTTTCGGCTAGTGAACCGTTGAAATGTGCATTTAGTAATTGTTTGCATCTTGGGGAACCAGGGTGCGTTATAAAAACTGACTGGGAAAGACATCCGTACTACTTCCAGTtgcttgatgaaattaaaatcagaGAGGAATTTCAACTACGAACTCTTGGAACCAAACGAGAGGCTGATGTTAGGTATGCTCCCAATCTTATTTAAGTTTGAAGTGATTTGTTCAAAATTTGGTTATTTCATGCTGCATGTTTTAGAAAAATCTTAAAGTTATGTTCTAGTTCTTTTGCTTCATTGATATTATTACTGAAGAGTGAAGACCCCTCGTAAATATTTGCAAAACAATAGAGCTTTGTCCCTGGATTTGTCTCTCTAGTTATTACAAAAATTTAGAAAGAGAGATCTGTTGACATGGCAATCTCGACCCATTTTTATCATGAATGGGTCGATATTGGTTAAGTTTTACAGTAAATGGTTGAATTGAAATATGCTACAAAGGGAACAGATTCGTTAGGCTATTGTTCTAACTTTACTGCATACAAGTTCCTAAACcatgttacttttttttttttttcttttcaaattatTGTTAATCTATAActaataatttataaattaattaattaattaataaaaaatcTTATGAATATTTGAGTTTGAGATGGTAATTCTGAATTTGGAATTATGTGCAGATACAAATCGGGAGAGATGGGCATCATGCAAGCTGAACCACGGCTGGAGACCAAGAAACATCGGAGAACTTCACGTAAGAAGGGGAATCAGGATATCCTAAATAACATAGAAGAGGAACTTGCAGATGATGACGATGAAAGCTATCTAGACGATGATCCGATACTACGAGCTATGGAGAATGAAAAGCAGTAAGCCACGAAAAACATTGTAAATACAAGGTCTATCCAAAGTTGGCGCGGTGCTATTATCTTCTAGTGCAATGTTAATAGTATTAGAGTTTAGATGGAAGTGTTCTTTTTGAAAGTAGAAATGATCATACAAAGTCTGCAACTTATTTGGTTTTGTATATCATTGAAAACTTGACTGCATCTAGGTTTACATCTTCATTCTGCTGCCTAAACTGATACTATGTACTAGCAATCTTTATTGTGGAGCAAGTGAATTGTCCTCCTAATTACT is from Rutidosis leptorrhynchoides isolate AG116_Rl617_1_P2 chromosome 10, CSIRO_AGI_Rlap_v1, whole genome shotgun sequence and encodes:
- the LOC139872359 gene encoding small ribosomal subunit biogenesis GTPase RsgA 1, mitochondrial-like, with the translated sequence MTSLSSSLIRHHYTLFISAPVHRRLSSFRSLSIAASRNQNRENLSRKSQEPSKHLLKARDSVKHFSSLSPSLTSADKLHLSPDQAVGKVASAQANFMRVVVESEKSEKSEEANGVELLCVVRNLLKKIKRRVLVGDKVLVGSIDWIDRRGVIENVFDRKTEILDPPVANVDHLLVLFSLDQPKLEEFSLTRFLVEAESTRIPVTLALNKAELVDKETVISWKSKLRSWGYEPIFCSVETKAGLDSLQFNLRDQTSVIVGPSGVGKSSLINALRSNHFGYAPTQVDDWPNSILGSKWLEDQRVGEVSARSGRGKHTTRHVSLLPLSGGGYVADTPGFNQPSLLKVTKQSLALCFPEVRKILSASEPLKCAFSNCLHLGEPGCVIKTDWERHPYYFQLLDEIKIREEFQLRTLGTKREADVRYKSGEMGIMQAEPRLETKKHRRTSRKKGNQDILNNIEEELADDDDESYLDDDPILRAMENEKQ